A genomic segment from Aegilops tauschii subsp. strangulata cultivar AL8/78 chromosome 1, Aet v6.0, whole genome shotgun sequence encodes:
- the LOC109765736 gene encoding chaperonin CPN60-like 2, mitochondrial yields MYRAAAAAISRSSSALRRQLARGGGGEQRQWARGYAAKEVTFGVGARAAMLRGVNDLADAVKVTMGPKGRNVVIERPNRSPKVTKDGVTVAKSIEFEDSAKNVGASLVKQVADATNKAAGDGTTCATVLTQAILTEGCKAVAAGVNVMDLRKGINKAISAVSAHLKSKAWMIDSPDEINQVATISANGEKEIGDLISKAMGIVGKDGVITIADGKTLDNELEAVQGMKLTRGYISPYFVTDQKTQKCELKDPLILIHDKKISNMNSLLPALQISIQNRRPLLIFAEDVDGEALSMLVLNKHRAGLKICAVKAPGFGENRRANLDDMAVLTGGQVISEDQGLDLDKVELQMLGTAKKVTVSLDDTIILDGGGERQQIEERCQQLRESLENSTSMFDKEKAQERLSKLSGGVAILKIGGASEAEVGEKKDRVTDALNAARAAVEEGIVPGGGVALLYATKELDNISTSHEDEKIGVQIIKNALKAPLMTIAANAGVDGAIVIGKLLEQDNLSLGYDAAKGEYVDMIKAGIIDPVKVIRTALQDAASVSLLMTTTEAAVAELPSTKARIASRMPDMSGMGF; encoded by the exons ATGtaccgggcggcggcggcggccatttCGCGGTCCTCCTCGGCGCTGCGGCGGCAGCtcgcgcgcggcggcggcggggagcagCGGCAGTGGGCGCGCGGGTATGCGGCGAAGGAGGTCACCTTCGGCGTCGGCGCGCGCGCCGCCATGCTGCGGGGCGTCAACGACCTCGCGGACGCCGTCAAGGTTACCATGGGCCCCAAG GGGCGCAATGTGGTTATCGAGAGACCGAACAGATCCCCCAAGGTCACCAAGGACGGGGTCACCGTTGCCAAGAGCATAGAGTTCGAGGACAGCGCCAAGAATGTTGGGGCGAGCCTGGTGAAGCAGGTCGCGGATGCCACTAACAAGGCAGCGGGAGATG GTACCACTTGCGCAACTGTGCTTACACAGGCAATTCTCACGGAAGGATGCAAGGCTGTGGCAGCAGGGGTCAATGTTATGGATTTGCGGAAAGGCATAAACAAGGCTATAAGCGCCGTCAGTGCTCACCTCAAAAGTAAAGCATGGATGATTGATTCGCCTGATGAAATAAACCAG GTAGCTACAATTTCTGCAAATGGAGAAAAGGAAATTGGTGATCTGATATCAAAAGCTATGGGAATAGTTGGAAAGGATGGCGTCATTACTATTGCT GATGGCAAAACTTTGGATAATGAGCTTGAAGCGGTCCAGGGAATGAAGTTGACTAGAGGCTACATATCCCCTTACTTTGTAACTGATCAGAAGACTCAGAAATGT GAGTTGAAAGATCCTCTGATTCTTATTCATGACAAGAAAATCTCAAATATGAATTCACTTCTTCCAGCATTGCAAATTTCCATCCAG AACCGCAGACCTCTTCTCATTTTTGCTGAGGATGTAGATGGAGAAGCTCTTTCAATGCTTGTACTGAACAAGCATCGTGCTGGACTAAAG ATATGTGCTGTCAAAGCTCCTGGATTTGGTGAAAACAGAAGGGCCAATCTGGATGATATGGCTGTTTTAACAGGAGGGCAG GTTATTAGCGAGGACCAAGGTCTTGATCTTGATAAAGTTGAACTACAAATGCTCGGCACAGCTAAGAAG GTTACTGTATCTCTTGATGATACTATCATTCTAGATGGTGGAGGTGAAAGGCAACAGATAGAAGAGAGGTGTCAACAG CTTAGAGAATCACTCGAGAACAGCACCTCCATGTTCGACAAAGAAAAGGCTCAAGAGCGTTTATCAAAATTATCTGGAGGCGTTGCTATTCTCAAG ATTGGTGGAGCTAGTGAAGCTGAAGTTGGTGAGAAAAAAGACAGGGTAACAGATGCTCTAAATGCTGCAAGGGCTGCTGTGGAGGAGGGTATTGTTCCAG GTGGTGGAGTTGCACTTTTATATGCCACCAAGGAGCTCGACAACATTAGCACATCGCATGAGGATGAAAAGATTGGAGTTCAAATTATCAAGAATGCTTTGAAG GCCCCCCTGATGACCATAGCTGCAAATGCTGGCGTCGATGGTGCTATAGTTATTGGGAAGCTACTGGAACAAGATAATCTTAGTTTGGGCTATGATGCAGCAAAAG GGGAGTATGTTGACATGATCAAGGCTGGTATCATCGACCCTGTGAAAGTTATCCGGACCGCACTTCAAGATGCAGCAAG CGTTTCTCTGCTGATGACAACCACGGAGGCTGCAGTTGCTGAGCTCCCGTCGA